The window GGCTCCGAGTCTGGTGTAGTTCTTTCTTTGTCAAAACAAACCGTCCATTCTCCAACTAAGCCAACTTCCAACAATGCCGTAAGCACTGTGACCCTTggctttgttccaggtgaaactcATTCGACTATTCAATGCCCAAACGAAATTCGTCAAAGTTGTCAACCAACAGACTGAGAAGGTCACATGATTTTGGGTtttattctggttgtgacatggggCATTCAGAACAGCACTGACTCAGTGCTGTTCTGTTCTGTTCTATATTTCTGATGTACATCAAGGTACATAATGTCATTGTATGTAAATTGTATTTCCAGGGTCACATAATTTGCTGTCCACTTGTATGAGCAGGAACCATGGACAGTGAAACAACATTGTACATCGCCCTCGATGAGACCTTCGACCAGCATTTGGCAGAGATGAAACCGTTTGTGCTCAAATTGCCTCACAAGACAGAACGACAGAGGTGTGCACTGTGGATAAAGAAGCTTTGTGAACCGCCATCTTCAGGAATTACAGGAAGGTACAAGTTGTTTGAAAAGTTCTTTCATCTTACATTACattagtgtttttcagatagatctggccaaaggtactctgCTGACCTCTTCTCACAAGACTGTAAtaatgtgatcacaaatagtctTTTTAATTACACAGCGGTGGGCAGccagtgtcatagttgaccgacttagttgacaccgtgaaatcTGAGCATTTTTCAGGCCTAAGGATAATcaagtgttgtgcaacaccactatcttttggtaaatgtgatctggtcataTTCCTGAGTTTATAAATCGAGTacatttggccagaacgatatgtaAAACACTTTACGTTACGGTGTCGTTCAGGAAGTTTGGTTGTCGATGAATCTTTTTATCACCTGTAGTGTATGACACCGGTAGACAGCCGAGACGCTCATGGTGGTTTGGACCAAGAGTGTAGtaagtacagtacatgtacttctagtCTAAGACATTTTGAGCTAAGCTTGTTTATTTGAAATGTTATTTTCCTTGCATGAAAACTTCAAGCTAATGTTTCTGTGAATTCTTTTTCAGAAAGAATCGCAATATGTATGCTGAACTTATGTTACACATGCTGAAGCGTGGTGCTCTGGAGGGGCCATTCACTTCACGACCTGAGGAAGGTCCACTGCAGACGTTACCTGCTTACATGGTGAGATTGTAAATTTGTTGGATGGTTACTTTTATGTACATTCCTCCTCCACTTAGCTTGTCTTTTAGTTCTACTACCCGAGAGCTAGTGCTGTCATTGCTGATGTACGCGTATGTATCATGTATGAATAGATTAAAAAACTCTTTTAAAATTATCTAGAGTCAAATGCCATGCAGTGAGCTGTCGggagtggcacagtggaaacatccgtgcctgtcacctctgaggtcccgggttcaatacCCGGTCAGTCCCGgtatactcatgtgatagagagggcaactctcttcGACATCCTATGTTTCTTCCAGGTTCTCCGGTTTCGTCCTACATACATTACAATCGCTTAGAATAGAGCTATAATAATGTCCTACTTGATGTTAGCTCGATGGCGTCCTTGGGGAAGAGTCCCTGAGAAGTTTATTGGCCAAAAATGGTTTGCACTCTATATATATGGGATTTGCTGGACTCTGGTCACAAATGATGCCGCTGGACTAATTACAATCCCATTTATTTTCCAGTCCatttattttgatgacaaatCAAAGGATGCAACAGCAAAAGAGGAGGTAAGTTTGTTTGAAAGGAGCAATCCCAACAAGGGTGTCGGCCAAAAAGGTTTTGAAAACCCCACTTTGGACAATCGATATCCTTTCCTCCAGGCACTCCAGACCAAATGCATGTTTGGAGTTGTCTTGTATACAATTCCTGAATTCTGAGTCTCTTGATTGTGCAACTAGGAAAAGCATTCCTTGTTTTAAAGGCACAGTTAAGTTCTCATTTTAGAACGTGTGCTTAACGgatcttgggggggggggggacacaaGAGTTAAAGTAATTCATTAAGGCCCCTGTCCGATAGGCTGCAATAAGTGAAAATTTTTACATCTGCCATGTCTTCTGTAACTAAATTAATTCTCATACAACATGAAGTTGCAGTCATCTTGCCCGACCTTTCGTTTCATATCAATCCGGAGTAATGCTTTTGCAATTGTGTCATTTCAACTTACGATATCAGAAAATGCAACTTAATGCACTGCAATATTGTCACTCAGTGAGCTTGGTATATTTCCAGGATAAGAATGTGCCAGACTGGGTTAGTGAGCTGGGAGCATCTCAACTGTCTACCGGTGccgatggtggtggtggtggtttagGCGGTGATGCTGAACTTGCTGCTGCGCTCAAGATAGCCTCGTCGTCATCTGATAAAGAATATCATGGCAAGATGGAATCTCCAAGGCAAATGAGGTTAGTTCTGTTCCAGTGCTGCTTACAAAGTCCGATTTTGTCATGATTTCAAACATCTTCTCAGCTTACTCGGGAATTTTCGCACTCCATGCGCCGCACTGCCATCTTCTTGCTTCTCATAGAAATAGTCACAAGTTGAGGCAATGCAGTAGaccctcactattaaggacaccctcgggaccgacaagtgctgtcctcaaaagagaggtgtcctgtttagagtggtcaaattgaatgaaacaaccagtttgggaccaaaactagtgaacaagtgtccttaacagaTGGGTTGTTCTCAATAGAAAGGTGCTCGCTATAGGTTCCTTTAAGTTCCACTGTAGTTAGAGTGATAGACGACAAGAGGCATTGTGGTTGTGGTGTCAGGGATATTCTAATTTACAAGGGCACATAATGCTTCCATTGAAATCTCGAGTAGAAAGACAATGTGACATGTAAGCTTATATACTGTGTAGAAGCTATTTTAGCCGATTTTCGTGTGTCTGTTTCAgtatcacataggcctattgcatgtaatataggccttttgtacaggcgtcCCTCAACTAGCTAAATAAAGTCGACACCGTTTTTTAATGCCTTATGCCTGTGACATGTTCTTTATTCCGACATGATGACATTTGGTCAACATGAAGAACATTGTCTCATATGGAACACTGTAGACAAGTAAAGCTCTCCTTGGTATCATTCTCTTGTTCTTGACATTAACAATAATGAGGATTCCAATTTCAGGAGAAGCAATTCCACTGGCAGGGTATCGGGGAGAGGCAGAAGCCCAAGCCCACCACATGCTAGATCATTTAGTGAGAGAGACCGAATGTTTTCCAGGGTAAGTGAAGTCTCCACTCGGAAACAATGTCACAAGATCACTGATTTGCTAGTGTGTCTAACCAGCACGTGATGGTCAGTTGAGACAACAGCATTAGACTGATGGAAATTCCAAACAGGCCATGGAaacttgattgaatatttgtagCTTGTGTTCAGTTATTGAAAAGCCTCAGTTGATTGACGTTAAAAAGTTACATATTGTATTTCAGGATGAATTGGGTGAAGTTCATGGTGCTAGAGCCAGGAGGCCGCGCACTGCTTTCAACTTGTCATCAGATGATGAGGATACCGCACCAACTTCAGGTAAATGAATTTGATTTTAGCCCGtcagaaaaatatcaaacacCGCAACGTTTTGTGGAGTGTTATGCAGTGTTATCAGTGTTTTGTGAACCTTGAACCTAAACTCGGTGAAAAAGATTCCAAAATTGAAAAAGGTTTCTTGATACTATTTGAACTATAGTTCGAGAATGTTTTCAAAGTGCATGCCTCAAAATTTGTATCAAAAGACCTCAATGTCCCTCATTTCACTCCTAGGGATTTATAAAAGACGTCCTGCTTCAAGATCGCCCCCAAGAGCAAAATCAGGTGATCCCGACTACACCAGTGGGCGCCATCTATCCACCAGTGCCCGTAACTTGTCCACCAGCACGTCATCCCTGCGATCATTCAGAGACGAGACAAGCTTAGTTAGAATCCACGAGAAGGAATTGGACATGAAGACAAAGATGATGGAAGCAAAGTTCCATGAGGAGAAGTTGAAGATACAGCAGAAACATGACATTGCGGTGCAGAAGATTCTTGATCGCAAGAATACGGAGATTGAAGACGTCAAGTCGCACTATAGAACTAAAGTGAAAGACCAAGAGGAGGCGATTGGGAAACTGGAGAGAAAATGtaagtttggggttccgcctgATCTGTCAAAACGTTATCTGTGTCTACGTTGGCCACCCCAGCTTATCAGTAATCCCACTGTCTGTGTACCTAATCTGTGTCCACATTGGCCAGCCCAGCTAATCAGTAGTCCCACAGTCTGTCCAACACCTTAAAAAGTGGATGACTTGTCCGCACTCCCGATTTGGCATGTTCTCTGACAATGGGGACACTGATTTAGAGATGGCCTTCATTCAGTGACAGAGAGGTGGGAGAGCCTGAGAAAGGGATGTACTGATGACACTGACagtagcatatacatgtacttcatgacATTAGACTTTGAGTAGAAATGCGACCTAtccagatgtacatgtacattgtatgtgtagGCTTTGTTTAGTGTTCCTTTTTATGAAATTGTGCTTTTTCTGTGTCAATATATTACAGTACAAGCTCTTTCCAAGGAACACATGACTATGAAGGAAAGCAAAGATAAACATATATCAGAACTGAAAGATCTAGTTGAGGAAACCAGCAGATCTAAACAGAAGGAGTTTGATAGAAAGGTGAGAGCAGAAATTCAGTGTTCAATTCAGCCTGTCCAAGGAGTAGTTATTCCTAACAAAAAAATGTGAGTGAGATTAAATGGGAAAGGTAATGCCAATTGGGACTTTTATGCCATTAGGGATAGGGCTAACATAATTTTCCTACCTTTAAACAACTGGGCCCAGACAGTAACGATGACTATCCATCTGCCATGATCCAACAGTCTAATGAGAACACTACAAGTTCACTTGTGCTTAATTATGTCTCATCTTATGAATTATTTGTCATCCAGTTCAATGATGTTGTGACAGAATTCGAGAGAGAGAAGTTTGATATGCAGAAAGTCCACACGAAGAACATTCAGGAACTTCTTGATGATACTAACACTCGTCTGCAGAAGATGGAGGAAGAATATTCAAGACaagcatcagaaatggtgagATAGGCATTGGTTATTTTGAACTAAAAGTCACATCTCCAGAGTTGTGCCTGGTAATCTAATTGCGAGATTATAAAGCTCAGCATGTGGGTCACCCTGTATGGCATCAAGTCACTCATCAGTTGAAGATAATGACATTTTAGGAGGCTTTGTTTTAATACCTGGTGGACGTTGTCTGCAGTTGTGAACATGAAACCTGTTAGTGTTGAAATGTGTGCTTAGATAAAATCGTGTTACCTGTGAAAATAAGTTATTTactctacagggtgtcccagaattATTTCCCCTCACACACTGGATACACAATAGGAGTCTATTGCCCAAAGGAAAagaattctgggccaccctgtacatgtTAGGAAGTTTAGATTAACCTACACCGAACATTACTTAAGTTTACAGGAGTTTATGACCTACCCAGGGGCCACAAAATAGGGTTAAAAAAATTGGAGAAATGCCACAAACGTTCttggagagggggggggggggttatattcATAGACTCGAGCAGATTAAAGCGAATTTTTCATGACAAGTACATTGCCCTTCCCACATCTCAGTAGATatcaaagcatcatcaagtcatacgcaagttattgaatggaaccctattgcgaaccctattgtccacatgttcagcagccctaatctagctaactgatctgcgccagacttatgaataggaaatgagacggttcattttcaccagccgagaaaatgtaaaaggtAGGCTAAATCGCTGGTGTGCGAAATCCGCTTTAAGATTAGTGTTGTGTGGTGTTTGAACCATGTAACCTGTAAAAATGGAATTTGGACATCAGTTGATTCTTTTGTGGGTAGATTTTCTTTCAACGTGTCTGCTATTAAAGATTTCTGTGGAAAATTATTCTTATGATACCTACCGTATACCATTGTAATCGTATTATTACCACCACTCTCACAGAATGTCATCATAAAAGAACTTGAGACTCGGGTTCAGCAGCTCACAGCAGATGCTGAACAAACCACGCACGCCAAGTGCCAGTTGGAGGGTGATAAGATCGACATGGAGAACAGAGTTGAGAGATTGTCTGCTGACTATGAGGACCTCCATGCCAGGTGAATTGGGGTTTCGTCTAATCCTCGGTGCACAGGCCGCAACTTTTCTTGCAGGACACCTGCAATTTTTGGTACAGCTGCCAGTACTGTATAAAACTGTTAACTGTGAAATGTTCACAGATCTAGAAGTTGGAGGTTGACTAAATTGTTAGCCACCAAAATTTGATGGTTCAAAATGCATTTAAAATACAGTTGAAAGTTTTGCACTTTTTAACAACGTGTTTGTCGGTACATTTGCAAAAGTCGCAAATGTTTCACTGGTTATTGTAGCTGCAACAAATGTTTTAGGGCGTGCGCACACCTGCAGATTTTGACGCACAATGTAACTTGAGGTAACCTTagctgcaatttttgttgcagattACAAAGATTTTTCACTGTGCACTTTTTGTTTTGGGACGCTTGCCTCAAAAgttattcaacaaaaaaaaatttccaatgAAAGGAAACATGCATGACTTGTCACATTTCCTTTGTTCCTAGGCATTCCATCCTTGATAAGGAGCACAACCAAGCCGTCGAGAACTACGAACAAGAACTCCGGGCGTTGAAAAACAAAAACGACGCCATGACAGAATTTACGAAACAAGAAGCTGCACTAGCTGCAGCGAAGTCTGCGGATACCATTGCAGATCTTGAACATCATGTCAATCAGCTCAAGAAGTCCATGGAGGAAGTGGATACCCAGAGACAGAGACAGATTAGGGTAAGAAAAGAGTTGACTGGCTGAATTTTCCTTTAAAGCTTGAAGTGGCTGCTGTGGTCAATGGCTCGGTCTCTTGACTATCTTACTAGCAGTCAGGAGGTGTCCGATTCCAATCCCACAGCCGATATTAGGATcgaggcaggtctctttgtctattGTGCTACGTGTACTTTACTACACCTAGGTAAAAATGGGCACTGGTCAGAAATGTTCAGGTTGTAGCTGAGCACCTCATCTGAGGCCTACTGAAGTGAATGGCTTCAGGATAGGCCGAGATTAGTGTGAGGTTGGATGAAAACCTatattgtagttgatatcagactgtaaacccaaaactttaacCTAAACTGTCAGTGTGAGTCCTGCCATGCTGGTTGCCTGACCACCATGACATCCCGAAACCCCTCACTGACCAAAGCCTGTGATTGCTATTATCTTTCAAGTGATGTAACTTGCAAAACCCCTGAAATTTTCCCTACTCTTTGCCAATGATCCCAAGGGTTGTTTTTTGGTGCATCCACCATAGACAGTACTCAGCCTTTGTTAACCAGTCGAGCAGCTCTGGTGAAAGAATGTCTTCAGCTGGGGGATCAAACCTTAAAGCGTATTTCCTACGACaagtacaatgcccttccctcgCCTCAGTGGGTatcaaagcatcatcaagtcatacgcaagttactgaacggaaccctattgcggaccgtattgtccacatgttcagcaggcctaatctagctaactgatctgcgccagacttatgAATAGGAATTGAGATGGTTAATTTTCACCGcccaagaaaatgtaaaaagtaggctgaatcgtTGGTGTGCGAAATCCCATTTTAAAACAACACTCATTATCGATAGTCTAGTCAGTCAAGCCTAACTGCTAGACCACAGGCTGACCACAGAGTCTGTTGTAGGTACATAGTTGCCAATattttctttactgactgaGATCATAAACCTGATATGTTCCCTTTCAGGAAATGGAGCAAGTGCAGCAGCAGGATAAGATGCACTTGGAACATCTTAATGAGAAGAAGATCAGGAGTCTGGAGAAAGAAATGGACCAGTTGGAACAAGAGTCACAGAAACAGATCAGGAAGCTAGAGAGTACCATCAGGTATGAGGAGAGTTTAAAACTTGTATCCTCAGCCCTACCAATGAGCATGTGTGCCCCACCAAATTTCCCAGCACAATTAACGCAATCATTCTGCCTCAATCATTGTACAACAAAAAGCACATTCTTTTAAAATTTCCAACATTATACACTTGCTGTCTTGTCTGTAGATAGATCTGGTTGAATTGAATGCCATACACCTGTAGAAGACATGAAACACACTCAATATGACTTACAGGACACTTCTCAGAATGACGCATACTGTCCCTGCTTAAATGTAATTGCTCTAGTTTCTAAGTCCAGTAAGATCTTTAAATAGCACACATTTCTAGGTCCGTATTGGGGTAATTTGCGTCCTATTCAAGCTACTGTTGCCATTgacgctgctggtcaatcaagtgTCGGCCTAAAGAATCTTACTCCCGTCGTGGGCCttccaaaatgtacacatacactggctcaCTACAGTGGACGTTAGGTGTGCAAAACTAGAGTATATTTTAAGCACATGAACTTGTATGTATTAGGCGCTTACTTGCCAGAAGCCTATGTGCCAgtgattacagtagaacctcccttagcagacacctctattaaggacaaccttgctattaaggacactagttttggtcccaaattgggtgtttacattcactttgacctccctaatcaggacacctctctattaaggacagcacttgtcagtcccgagggtgtccttaatagagaggttctactgtatatgttttTCTGTTTCCTATCGCCAAATTCTGTTATGTCTTTTCCAGCGAAAGAAATGATGAAATCCGCCACCTCGAGGATCAGATTAAGATGCAAGCGGAGAAATCTGAACAAGCGTTGGATGATTTCAAGTCGCAGGTTGAGAAGAATTCTAATCGCATGTACGACGAGATGAAACACCAGATGGAAAAGGTGGAGGCCGACCTGAACAAGTCCAAGCAGATGAGGGAGAGGCAGACCAAGGAGTTCAATAAACAGATGGATGAgacaaaaatgaaatatgaaaaagagGTAATAGATGTATTCTTTATCCTTCTTTTGCCTTGGAAGAAACACACGGTTACCATCAGCGGTAAGATTCTGTAAGATGCTCTGGTCTGAAATGATAGATGATGCAACATTGATCAGAATGATGATTAATTAGAACGAGGAACACAACACAATTTGCTTTCTCGATCAACTTTTTTTATTGAGTTGAGCTTGCGACACTTCAGGACTATAAAAACCTCCAAAAACAAACTAAAAAATGGACAATTAATGCAGTATTAACAACAAAATGACTGGGGGGATACAGTAGGGAGTATGTACAGGCTTTACAGGATTATACAAAGCAAGAAGTACCAAAATTACAGGTAATTGGCAGTAGTAATAAGTAAAACAGGTGAGACCATTGCTTCTCGATAGATTTTTTGAGCATCAACATTGTTGATATTGTCCTATATTGGGACATTTTGAATCTAATCCAGCGATTTTTTCCTCTCAGATTGTGCTGACTGATTACTGTTTACATTTACATTCCTGTATAATCTCAAGTTTACATTACACATTCCTGTATAATCTCAAGTGTACATTACACATTCCTGTATAATCTCAAGTGTACATTACACATTCCTGTATAATCTCAAGTTTACATTACACATTTGT is drawn from Lineus longissimus chromosome 1, tnLinLong1.2, whole genome shotgun sequence and contains these coding sequences:
- the LOC135488000 gene encoding centrosomal protein of 112 kDa-like isoform X2 yields the protein MDSETTLYIALDETFDQHLAEMKPFVLKLPHKTERQRCALWIKKLCEPPSSGITGRKNRNMYAELMLHMLKRGALEGPFTSRPEEGPLQTLPAYMSIYFDDKSKDATAKEEDKNVPDWVSELGASQLSTGADGGGGGLGGDAELAAALKIASSSSDKEYHGKMESPRQMRRSNSTGRVSGRGRSPSPPHARSFSERDRMFSRDELGEVHGARARRPRTAFNLSSDDEDTAPTSGIYKRRPASRSPPRAKSGDPDYTSGRHLSTSARNLSTSTSSLRSFRDETSLVRIHEKELDMKTKMMEAKFHEEKLKIQQKHDIAVQKILDRKNTEIEDVKSHYRTKVKDQEEAIGKLERKLQALSKEHMTMKESKDKHISELKDLVEETSRSKQKEFDRKFNDVVTEFEREKFDMQKVHTKNIQELLDDTNTRLQKMEEEYSRQASEMNVIIKELETRVQQLTADAEQTTHAKCQLEGDKIDMENRVERLSADYEDLHARHSILDKEHNQAVENYEQELRALKNKNDAMTEFTKQEAALAAAKSADTIADLEHHVNQLKKSMEEVDTQRQRQIREMEQVQQQDKMHLEHLNEKKIRSLEKEMDQLEQESQKQIRKLESTISERNDEIRHLEDQIKMQAEKSEQALDDFKSQVEKNSNRMYDEMKHQMEKVEADLNKSKQMRERQTKEFNKQMDETKMKYEKELAEQKMKYEQDRGHTVHTHHKEREMIHHEHEQEIELLKENFHKDRQDLEERARQHKERDAKIISDFEQQVRMLREEVASSNNLRKQQLVELGLLREEEKQKSERDHECQIMKMKSQLEQQRLDLQKMHSAEMERTLEKTNSRLKDIEQEYSMRNLKAADSMSELQTTIEQLRNEHKREREKAEQQFMEALTKSEEERRNLRRQQASTFTAAQQQMEMTQNRTRELELKTQQLEMDHEEKILQVKLQYEQRIRGLMPAAMQRELEDTITSLQEQVTALQQRVVILQEDLDMHIITSLWI
- the LOC135488000 gene encoding centrosomal protein of 112 kDa-like isoform X1; the encoded protein is MDSETTLYIALDETFDQHLAEMKPFVLKLPHKTERQRCALWIKKLCEPPSSGITGRKNRNMYAELMLHMLKRGALEGPFTSRPEEGPLQTLPAYMSIYFDDKSKDATAKEEDKNVPDWVSELGASQLSTGADGGGGGLGGDAELAAALKIASSSSDKEYHGKMESPRQMRRSNSTGRVSGRGRSPSPPHARSFSERDRMFSRDELGEVHGARARRPRTAFNLSSDDEDTAPTSGIYKRRPASRSPPRAKSGDPDYTSGRHLSTSARNLSTSTSSLRSFRDETSLVRIHEKELDMKTKMMEAKFHEEKLKIQQKHDIAVQKILDRKNTEIEDVKSHYRTKVKDQEEAIGKLERKLQALSKEHMTMKESKDKHISELKDLVEETSRSKQKEFDRKFNDVVTEFEREKFDMQKVHTKNIQELLDDTNTRLQKMEEEYSRQASEMNVIIKELETRVQQLTADAEQTTHAKCQLEGDKIDMENRVERLSADYEDLHARHSILDKEHNQAVENYEQELRALKNKNDAMTEFTKQEAALAAAKSADTIADLEHHVNQLKKSMEEVDTQRQRQIREMEQVQQQDKMHLEHLNEKKIRSLEKEMDQLEQESQKQIRKLESTISERNDEIRHLEDQIKMQAEKSEQALDDFKSQVEKNSNRMYDEMKHQMEKVEADLNKSKQMRERQTKEFNKQMDETKMKYEKELAEQKMKYEQDRGHTVHTHHKEREMIHHEHEQEIELLKENFHKDRQDLEERARQHKERDAKIISDFEQQVRMLREEVASSNNLRKQQLVELGLLREEEKQKSERDHECQIMKMKSQLEQQRLDLQKMHSAEMERTLEKTNSRLKDIEQEYSMRNLKAADSMSELQTTIEQLRNEHKREREKAEQQFMEALTKSEEERRNLRRQQASTFTAAQQQMEMTQNRTRELELKTQQLEMDHEEKILQVKLQYEQRIRGLMPAAMQRELEDTITSLQEQVTALQQRVVILQEDLDMQYAQPGIGPHYSSPIKTAS